In Gigantopelta aegis isolate Gae_Host unplaced genomic scaffold, Gae_host_genome ctg2140_pilon_pilon:::debris, whole genome shotgun sequence, a genomic segment contains:
- the LOC121391341 gene encoding putative uncharacterized protein DDB_G0271982: MGTSLREKKRDKDLEREREREREREREHRDREKEDRDREDRERERERERERERERERERERERERERERERERERE, translated from the exons ATGGGTACA TCGCTCAGGGAGAAAAAGAGAGACAAAgacttagagagagagagagagagagagagagagagagagagagag catagagatagagagaaagaagatagggatagagaagatagagagagggagagagagagagagagagagagagagagagagagagagagagagagagagagagagagagagagagagagagagagagagagagagagagaaagagaa
- the LOC121391340 gene encoding uncharacterized protein LOC121391340 isoform X1 has product MKSNTVWQMRVFTLVLLTHSSQANKACPLESTKQTKYPVIHMCTNEGIDNVTGLFLDGFASAHTKTICNCSLHATVYMNAGFGMIQYPGMNCGSTLTINTSKLLAYNCQGPSESNGRNINQDKNLIQLETNESPHNVKYCLDIHQNNGAGTLTIRCYSPDGNSTTSSTQSDEKITSVRSTTPGSLPVESSKSNIVDTTVSTEESNRQSGAESFPVAAVAGGAGALVIIAVVFVVVVVIVKRRHNTKHGRNSDNDGDYCNMDSDPYKYKNTKPSETHPGVSTNSHQYQNGNQTIRSPSDDYAFIDDEAVGTTRKPQVALKPNRPNTNNHDDFQSQPDHDDVSNMYAKVNKNKKPAKAVNEVTMPVMHVNELYAAVDKTTKGKQPLKAKPSGDVYAVVNKKKKSVGMGSESKGQGPESEITGDVYTEVRKPKKSGINPNIPKGSPGLIYTEVEFDENTDEPQGATGGDEKTDSAATEEDRVLYSEVC; this is encoded by the exons taataCACATGTGCACAAATGAAGGAATCGATAATGTTACAGGACTATTTCTTGACGGATTCGCGTCTGCTCATACAAAAACTATCTGCAACTGCTCTCTTCATGCTACAGTGTATATGAACGCTGGCTTTGGTATGATACAATATCCAGGAATGAATTGTGGATCAACATTAACCATAAATACATCAAAACTGTTGGCCTACAATTGCCAAGGTCCCAGTGAATCTAATGGACGAAATATAAATCAAGATAAGAACTTGATACAACTGGAAACAAACGAATCACCCCACAATGTCAAATACTGTCTAGATATCCACCAAAACAACGGCGCAG GTACTTTGACTATTCGATGTTATTCGCCTGACGGTAACTCGACGACAAGTTCAACTCAGTCGGACGAGAAAATCACCTCAGTGAGATCCACAACACCGGGTTCACTGCCAGTGGAGTCATCAAAGTCAAATATTGTAGATACTACAGTTTCCACAGAGGAGTCGAACAGACAGTCTGGTGCAGAATCTTTTCCAG TTGCAGCTGTAGCAGGTGGTGCCGGTGCTTTAGTGATAATTGCTGTAGTgttcgtcgtcgtcgtcgtcattgttaaaag AAGACACAACACGAAACATGGGCGTAATTCAGACAATGATGGAGACTATTGCAACATGGACTCAGATCCGTATAAATACAAGAACACCAAGCCATCTGAAACACATCCAGGAGTTTCAACAAACTCTCACCAATATCAGAACGGCAACCAGACGATTCGCTCTCCTTCAGACGACTATGCATTTATTGATGACGAAGCTGTCGGCACTACTCGGAAACCGCAGGTAGCCCTAAAACCAAATCGGCCTAACACAAATAACCACGATGATTTTCAATCACAACCTGACCACGATGACGTGTCAAACATGTACGCCAAggttaacaaaaacaagaaaccgGCCAAAGCTGTGAATGAAGTCACCATGCCAGTTATGCACGTCAATGAGCTCTATGCTGCGGTTGACAAAACTACAAAGGGGAAACAACCGTTGAAGGCTAAACCTTCTGGTGATGTGTACGCCGTggtaaacaaaaagaagaagtcaGTCGGGATGGGTTCTGAATCTAAAGGTCAAGGTCCCGAGTCTGAGATAACCGGTGATGTCTACACTGAAGTTCGGAAACCGAAGAAGTCTGGGATTAATCCGAACATCCCTAAAGGTTCACCTGGACTCATTTACACTGAGGTGGAGTTTGATGAAAACACAGACGAACCACAGGGAGCCACAGGAGGGGATGAAAAGACAGACTCAGCTGCAACAGAGGAGGATCGTGTTCTGTATTCTGAAGTTTGTTGA
- the LOC121391340 gene encoding uncharacterized protein LOC121391340 isoform X2, whose translation MCTNEGIDNVTGLFLDGFASAHTKTICNCSLHATVYMNAGFGMIQYPGMNCGSTLTINTSKLLAYNCQGPSESNGRNINQDKNLIQLETNESPHNVKYCLDIHQNNGAGTLTIRCYSPDGNSTTSSTQSDEKITSVRSTTPGSLPVESSKSNIVDTTVSTEESNRQSGAESFPVAAVAGGAGALVIIAVVFVVVVVIVKRRHNTKHGRNSDNDGDYCNMDSDPYKYKNTKPSETHPGVSTNSHQYQNGNQTIRSPSDDYAFIDDEAVGTTRKPQVALKPNRPNTNNHDDFQSQPDHDDVSNMYAKVNKNKKPAKAVNEVTMPVMHVNELYAAVDKTTKGKQPLKAKPSGDVYAVVNKKKKSVGMGSESKGQGPESEITGDVYTEVRKPKKSGINPNIPKGSPGLIYTEVEFDENTDEPQGATGGDEKTDSAATEEDRVLYSEVC comes from the exons ATGTGCACAAATGAAGGAATCGATAATGTTACAGGACTATTTCTTGACGGATTCGCGTCTGCTCATACAAAAACTATCTGCAACTGCTCTCTTCATGCTACAGTGTATATGAACGCTGGCTTTGGTATGATACAATATCCAGGAATGAATTGTGGATCAACATTAACCATAAATACATCAAAACTGTTGGCCTACAATTGCCAAGGTCCCAGTGAATCTAATGGACGAAATATAAATCAAGATAAGAACTTGATACAACTGGAAACAAACGAATCACCCCACAATGTCAAATACTGTCTAGATATCCACCAAAACAACGGCGCAG GTACTTTGACTATTCGATGTTATTCGCCTGACGGTAACTCGACGACAAGTTCAACTCAGTCGGACGAGAAAATCACCTCAGTGAGATCCACAACACCGGGTTCACTGCCAGTGGAGTCATCAAAGTCAAATATTGTAGATACTACAGTTTCCACAGAGGAGTCGAACAGACAGTCTGGTGCAGAATCTTTTCCAG TTGCAGCTGTAGCAGGTGGTGCCGGTGCTTTAGTGATAATTGCTGTAGTgttcgtcgtcgtcgtcgtcattgttaaaag AAGACACAACACGAAACATGGGCGTAATTCAGACAATGATGGAGACTATTGCAACATGGACTCAGATCCGTATAAATACAAGAACACCAAGCCATCTGAAACACATCCAGGAGTTTCAACAAACTCTCACCAATATCAGAACGGCAACCAGACGATTCGCTCTCCTTCAGACGACTATGCATTTATTGATGACGAAGCTGTCGGCACTACTCGGAAACCGCAGGTAGCCCTAAAACCAAATCGGCCTAACACAAATAACCACGATGATTTTCAATCACAACCTGACCACGATGACGTGTCAAACATGTACGCCAAggttaacaaaaacaagaaaccgGCCAAAGCTGTGAATGAAGTCACCATGCCAGTTATGCACGTCAATGAGCTCTATGCTGCGGTTGACAAAACTACAAAGGGGAAACAACCGTTGAAGGCTAAACCTTCTGGTGATGTGTACGCCGTggtaaacaaaaagaagaagtcaGTCGGGATGGGTTCTGAATCTAAAGGTCAAGGTCCCGAGTCTGAGATAACCGGTGATGTCTACACTGAAGTTCGGAAACCGAAGAAGTCTGGGATTAATCCGAACATCCCTAAAGGTTCACCTGGACTCATTTACACTGAGGTGGAGTTTGATGAAAACACAGACGAACCACAGGGAGCCACAGGAGGGGATGAAAAGACAGACTCAGCTGCAACAGAGGAGGATCGTGTTCTGTATTCTGAAGTTTGTTGA